From Halostagnicola kamekurae, the proteins below share one genomic window:
- a CDS encoding universal stress protein, with protein MTVLVAYDNSGPAQKALQWAVDEHPGEEIVLLRVIEAAGGSTSAGIGLAKEKLMELQEEKHDEVTSEIADVLDDDDLEVRTETAVGDPAREIVEFAEENDVDHILVGSHGRSGVSRVLLGSVAETIARRAPVPVTVVR; from the coding sequence ATGACGGTACTGGTCGCGTACGATAACTCGGGTCCCGCACAGAAGGCCCTTCAGTGGGCCGTCGACGAACATCCCGGCGAAGAGATCGTTCTCCTCCGCGTCATCGAAGCCGCGGGCGGTTCGACGTCCGCCGGAATCGGTCTCGCCAAGGAGAAACTCATGGAACTCCAAGAGGAGAAACACGACGAAGTCACCTCGGAGATTGCGGACGTGCTCGACGACGACGACCTCGAAGTGCGGACCGAGACGGCCGTCGGCGACCCCGCTCGAGAGATCGTCGAATTCGCCGAGGAGAACGACGTCGATCACATCCTCGTCGGAAGCCACGGTCGATCGGGCGTCTCTCGCGTACTACTCGGCAGCGTCGCGGAGACGATTGCCCGCCGCGCGCCCGTGCCGGTGACGGTCGTTCGGTAG
- a CDS encoding Lrp/AsnC family transcriptional regulator produces the protein MDQRDIQILQAIAELGTGSPDEIAGHTDIPKSTVHYRLTKLKDAGIVTNDLYDIDLEKVGFDITVITEVAAEYDEQYHKRVGEKLADVEGVNQVYFTMGETDFVVISHLSDREMVHRLISDYERIDEVVRTSSRFVIETIKDEPNALNDFDSETLLEQTQEIE, from the coding sequence ATGGACCAACGCGACATCCAGATCTTGCAGGCGATCGCCGAACTCGGAACTGGAAGTCCTGACGAGATCGCGGGTCACACCGACATTCCGAAATCGACGGTTCACTACCGGCTGACGAAGCTCAAAGACGCCGGCATCGTCACCAACGATCTCTACGACATCGACCTCGAGAAGGTGGGGTTCGACATCACCGTTATCACGGAGGTCGCCGCCGAGTACGACGAGCAGTATCACAAGCGAGTCGGTGAGAAACTCGCCGACGTCGAGGGCGTCAATCAGGTGTACTTCACGATGGGCGAGACGGATTTCGTCGTCATTTCGCACCTCTCGGACAGGGAAATGGTCCACCGACTCATCAGCGATTACGAGCGCATCGACGAAGTCGTCAGAACGAGTTCTCGCTTCGTCATCGAAACCATCAAAGACGAACCTAACGCGCTCAACGACTTCGATTCGGAAACCCTTCTCGAGCAGACACAGGAAATCGAGTGA
- a CDS encoding aspartate aminotransferase family protein yields MSEFGSNSSVTDSYDEYVMPIWKSLDVPVERAHGCTLEDFDGNEYLDAFSGISVTNVGHGNDAVVEAATNQLERFVHGCSYVHPNEPVASLAETIADVSPGDLQKSFFCNSGTEAVEGAIKLARKYTGSTEVVALEMGFHGRTLGSLALTGNNAYKREMAPALNDVFHAGAPYGYRCPRCEGERCTPSCADDIEHVIGTHTSGDVAAVVVEPVMGEAGIIVPPDGWLERVQEIAHDHGALLVCDEVQTGYGRTGELFASAHFDVEPDILTQAKGIANGLPLGAFTASEAVADAFDAGDHLSTFGGNPVACASALATIDQLRGGIVENVREQGRWLESELDSLEGAHDAVGQTRGLGLMWGIELVDPEKTGPRGVAPAPDADLAASVRDHLRDESGVVIGVGGYYKNVLRLQPPLSMTRDQLQRVVEALERALEAV; encoded by the coding sequence ATGTCTGAATTTGGGTCGAACTCGTCGGTCACCGACAGCTACGACGAGTACGTCATGCCGATCTGGAAGTCACTCGACGTGCCGGTCGAACGAGCCCACGGCTGTACGCTCGAGGACTTCGACGGGAACGAGTACCTCGACGCGTTCTCGGGGATCTCGGTGACGAACGTCGGCCACGGAAACGACGCGGTCGTCGAGGCGGCGACGAACCAGCTCGAGCGGTTCGTCCACGGCTGTTCGTACGTCCACCCGAACGAACCGGTCGCCTCGCTCGCGGAGACGATCGCGGACGTGAGCCCGGGGGACCTCCAGAAGAGCTTCTTCTGTAATTCGGGGACCGAGGCGGTCGAGGGCGCGATCAAACTCGCCCGAAAGTACACCGGTTCGACGGAGGTCGTCGCCCTCGAAATGGGGTTTCACGGCAGGACGCTCGGCAGTCTCGCGCTGACCGGGAACAACGCCTACAAACGCGAGATGGCGCCGGCGCTCAACGACGTCTTTCACGCCGGCGCGCCCTACGGCTACCGGTGCCCCCGCTGCGAGGGCGAACGGTGTACGCCGTCCTGTGCCGACGACATAGAGCACGTCATCGGAACCCACACCAGCGGGGACGTCGCCGCGGTCGTCGTCGAACCCGTCATGGGGGAAGCCGGAATCATCGTGCCGCCCGACGGGTGGCTCGAGCGCGTCCAGGAGATCGCACACGACCACGGCGCGTTGCTCGTCTGCGACGAGGTCCAGACGGGGTACGGCCGAACCGGCGAGCTGTTCGCGAGCGCGCACTTCGACGTCGAACCCGACATTCTCACCCAGGCGAAGGGGATCGCCAACGGCCTCCCGCTCGGGGCGTTCACGGCCTCGGAAGCGGTCGCCGACGCGTTCGACGCCGGCGATCACCTCTCGACGTTCGGCGGGAATCCCGTGGCCTGCGCTAGCGCACTCGCGACGATCGACCAACTGCGAGGCGGGATCGTCGAAAACGTCCGAGAACAGGGCCGATGGCTCGAGTCGGAGCTGGACTCGCTCGAAGGGGCCCACGACGCGGTCGGCCAGACGCGGGGGCTCGGGCTGATGTGGGGGATCGAACTCGTAGACCCCGAGAAGACCGGCCCTCGCGGCGTCGCACCCGCACCCGACGCCGACCTCGCCGCGTCGGTCCGCGACCACCTCCGCGATGAATCGGGCGTCGTCATCGGCGTCGGCGGCTACTACAAGAACGTACTGCGACTCCAGCCGCCGCTGTCGATGACGCGCGACCAGCTCCAGCGGGTGGTCGAAGCACTCGAGCGAGCGCTTGAGGCGGTCTGA
- a CDS encoding acetyl-CoA carboxylase biotin carboxylase subunit gives MFEKVLIANREEIAVRIMQACTELDIEAVAVYSDADEDAKHVRLADEAYRVGGSKAADSYLDQESLLEAAREADVDAIHPGYGFLAENESFAANVESSGFEWIGPPSDVMADFGEKTRARKIMSAADVPVVPGTTDPVTDPEAVAAFGEEHGYPVAIKADGGGGGRGLKIVREPDQIEEKLREAIREGEAYFDNPNVYLERFLEAPRHIEVQVIADEHGTVRHLGERDCSVQRRQQKLLEEAPAPGLDDDTRERLCEAACRGVSSADYVNAGTVEFLYDDSTGESDDGEFYFLEVNARIQVEHGVSEELTGIDLVKWQLRVAAGERLSFEQDEVEHRGAAMEFRLNAEDPDNDFTPIPGTLSTYNPPRGIGVRVDDGVDEGDAITPFYDSMFGKVIVTGEDRAEAIARGKRALAEIEIEGIPTTIPFHRHILEDEGFLENRHSTTYVEEELLEE, from the coding sequence GTGTTCGAGAAGGTTCTTATCGCCAATCGCGAGGAGATCGCGGTCCGGATTATGCAGGCCTGCACCGAGTTGGACATCGAGGCCGTCGCCGTCTACAGCGATGCCGACGAGGACGCAAAGCACGTTCGCCTCGCGGACGAGGCCTATCGCGTCGGGGGTTCGAAAGCCGCCGACAGCTACCTCGATCAGGAGTCCCTGCTCGAGGCCGCACGCGAGGCCGACGTCGACGCGATCCACCCGGGCTACGGGTTCTTGGCCGAGAACGAATCGTTTGCCGCGAACGTCGAATCGAGCGGGTTCGAGTGGATCGGGCCGCCGAGCGACGTGATGGCCGATTTCGGGGAGAAGACCAGAGCCCGGAAGATCATGTCGGCGGCCGACGTGCCGGTCGTGCCCGGAACGACCGACCCCGTCACCGATCCAGAGGCGGTGGCGGCCTTCGGCGAGGAACACGGCTACCCGGTCGCGATCAAGGCGGACGGCGGTGGCGGGGGTCGGGGACTCAAAATCGTCCGCGAACCGGACCAGATCGAGGAGAAATTACGGGAGGCGATTCGCGAGGGCGAGGCTTACTTCGACAATCCGAACGTCTATCTCGAGCGCTTTCTCGAAGCCCCGCGTCACATCGAGGTGCAGGTGATCGCCGACGAGCACGGAACCGTCCGACACCTCGGCGAGCGAGACTGCAGCGTCCAGCGCCGCCAGCAGAAACTTCTCGAGGAGGCGCCGGCGCCGGGTCTCGACGACGACACTCGAGAACGCCTCTGCGAGGCCGCCTGTCGCGGGGTCTCGAGCGCCGACTACGTCAACGCCGGGACGGTCGAGTTCCTCTACGACGACAGTACGGGCGAAAGCGACGACGGCGAGTTCTACTTTCTCGAGGTCAACGCCCGGATTCAGGTCGAACACGGGGTCAGTGAGGAGCTGACCGGCATCGACCTCGTGAAGTGGCAACTGCGCGTCGCCGCGGGAGAGCGCCTCTCGTTCGAGCAGGACGAGGTCGAACACCGCGGCGCTGCGATGGAGTTTCGACTCAACGCCGAGGATCCGGACAACGACTTCACTCCCATTCCCGGAACGCTGTCGACCTATAACCCGCCGCGTGGCATCGGCGTCCGGGTCGACGACGGCGTCGATGAGGGCGACGCGATCACGCCCTTTTACGATTCGATGTTCGGCAAGGTGATCGTCACCGGGGAGGACAGGGCCGAAGCTATCGCCCGCGGTAAGCGAGCGCTCGCCGAAATCGAAATCGAAGGGATACCGACGACGATTCCGTTCCACCGCCACATTCTCGAGGACGAGGGCTTTCTCGAGAACCGACACTCGACGACGTACGTCGAGGAGGAGTTGCTCGAGGAGTGA
- a CDS encoding LamB/YcsF family protein produces the protein MTAIDINCDMGESFGNWQMGNDEGVMPYITSANIAGGYHAGDPHVMRETVELAAEHDVGIGVHPGLPDKMGFGRRTMDATPEELRDYVVYQLGALMGFARRHGASVQHVKPHGAMYSMLSDSDEHARAVMEGMLEVDPDLIYLATDMNIYEVARDVEGLQAVFEGYIDLDYRADRSLIVEKQVGDRDPSLVADRFVSIATEGVVEAANGEQIDIPADSICIHGDNPNAVAILEEIHDRLEDNDIELASLPEVV, from the coding sequence ATGACCGCCATCGACATCAACTGCGACATGGGCGAGAGCTTCGGCAACTGGCAGATGGGCAACGACGAGGGGGTCATGCCCTACATCACGTCGGCGAATATCGCCGGCGGCTACCACGCGGGTGATCCACACGTCATGCGCGAGACGGTCGAACTCGCCGCCGAACACGATGTCGGCATCGGCGTCCACCCTGGCCTCCCGGATAAGATGGGATTCGGGCGCCGAACGATGGACGCGACCCCCGAGGAACTCCGGGATTACGTCGTCTATCAACTCGGCGCGCTGATGGGGTTTGCCCGCCGGCACGGCGCGAGCGTCCAACACGTCAAACCCCACGGCGCGATGTACTCGATGCTCTCCGATAGCGACGAACACGCCCGCGCCGTCATGGAGGGGATGCTCGAGGTCGATCCGGACCTCATCTATCTCGCGACCGATATGAACATCTACGAGGTCGCACGGGACGTCGAGGGCCTGCAGGCCGTCTTCGAGGGGTATATCGACCTCGACTACCGCGCCGATCGATCGCTGATCGTCGAAAAGCAGGTCGGCGACCGGGATCCCTCCCTCGTCGCCGATCGATTCGTCTCCATCGCGACGGAAGGCGTCGTCGAAGCCGCAAACGGCGAGCAGATAGATATCCCCGCCGACAGCATCTGCATTCACGGGGACAATCCGAACGCCGTCGCGATTCTCGAGGAGATACACGATCGACTCGAGGATAACGACATCGAACTCGCGTCGCTTCCTGAGGTCGTCTGA
- a CDS encoding acetyl-CoA carboxylase codes for MTDTTTINSPMPGVFYRRPDPDEALFVEPGDQVEQGDTIGLVEVMKNFHDIEAPEAGTITEFHVENEAEIEADQPIATLE; via the coding sequence ATGACTGACACAACAACCATCAACTCGCCGATGCCGGGCGTCTTCTACCGACGGCCGGATCCGGACGAAGCGCTATTCGTCGAACCGGGCGACCAGGTCGAGCAGGGAGACACCATCGGCCTCGTCGAAGTAATGAAGAATTTCCACGACATCGAAGCGCCGGAGGCGGGGACGATCACCGAGTTCCACGTCGAAAACGAAGCCGAGATCGAAGCCGATCAGCCGATCGCGACGCTCGAGTGA
- a CDS encoding 5-oxoprolinase subunit C family protein encodes MIEIRDGGISSTIQDRGRSGNYHIGMPPSGAMDPYAHSVANFLVGNDADAATIEMTYQGITATFREDAVVAITGADMSPSLDGEPIGMWETVAVEAGDELEVAFATDGARAYLAVAGGIDVPEVMGSRSTYTLVGIGGHEGRGLEKGDRLEIGSTEADANEHVDGGDPTALVGTELPAEYVPDYAAEDTVRIVVGLTDYRLTEESRETLCDAEWTVSPEADRTGYRLEGPDIEFEEREQPFGAGTNPSNVVDLGYPVGSIQVPQKPIVLMQDAVTGGGYATVGTVISADRGLLAQRQTHKTVTFEPVDVEAAISARTDSRERLDEIEAVLSGDS; translated from the coding sequence ATGATCGAAATCCGCGACGGCGGCATCTCGAGTACGATACAGGACCGCGGCCGGTCCGGCAACTACCACATTGGGATGCCGCCATCGGGTGCGATGGATCCCTACGCACACAGCGTCGCCAATTTCCTCGTCGGGAACGACGCGGACGCGGCGACGATCGAGATGACCTACCAGGGAATCACGGCGACGTTTCGGGAGGACGCCGTCGTCGCGATCACCGGCGCGGACATGTCGCCCAGTCTCGACGGGGAGCCGATCGGCATGTGGGAAACGGTGGCCGTCGAGGCGGGCGACGAACTCGAGGTGGCGTTCGCGACCGACGGGGCGCGGGCCTACCTCGCCGTCGCCGGCGGGATCGACGTTCCCGAGGTGATGGGAAGCCGATCGACGTACACGCTCGTCGGAATAGGGGGTCACGAGGGGCGCGGACTCGAGAAGGGAGATCGACTCGAGATCGGTTCGACGGAGGCGGACGCGAACGAGCACGTCGACGGCGGAGACCCGACGGCGCTGGTCGGAACCGAACTGCCCGCGGAGTACGTCCCGGACTACGCCGCGGAAGACACCGTCCGGATCGTCGTGGGACTTACCGACTATCGGCTCACCGAGGAGTCGAGGGAAACCCTCTGTGACGCCGAGTGGACGGTCTCGCCGGAAGCCGATCGAACCGGCTACCGACTCGAGGGACCCGACATCGAGTTCGAGGAGCGCGAGCAACCGTTCGGCGCGGGGACGAACCCCTCGAACGTCGTCGACCTCGGCTATCCGGTCGGCTCGATTCAGGTGCCCCAGAAGCCCATCGTCCTCATGCAGGACGCGGTGACGGGGGGCGGCTACGCGACCGTCGGCACCGTCATCAGCGCCGATCGCGGACTGCTCGCACAGCGACAAACGCACAAGACGGTCACGTTCGAACCGGTCGACGTTGAAGCCGCTATTTCGGCTCGAACCGATAGCCGAGAACGACTCGACGAGATCGAGGCGGTGCTCTCGGGCGATAGCTAA
- a CDS encoding 5-oxoprolinase subunit B family protein has translation MAPEQITPAALPDPRYEYGADDFVFVELAEAMSFTANFKAMAITQQVAAQEIEGVVENCPGNASYMLRIDPEVIHPDDLIARLKTIESEIDLEEYEWETRVIDVPVLFEDPWTHETLMEFRDRHQDPDGTDLEYSAQLNGFDSVDAFLEAFVGAPHMVTMVGFVPGLPWCFQMVPRSEQLEVPKYVEPRTDTPSRAVGFGGAFSVIYPVQGAGGYQLYGRTPVEVLDVDQELPDFTESIVFPNPGDILNYRAIDRAEYDAIREEVEAGTYEYTYERVEFSPDEFFADPHAYNDRLVEGIQ, from the coding sequence ATGGCCCCCGAGCAAATCACCCCAGCCGCGCTTCCCGATCCCCGTTACGAGTACGGGGCCGACGACTTCGTCTTCGTCGAACTCGCGGAGGCGATGAGTTTCACCGCCAATTTCAAGGCGATGGCGATCACCCAGCAGGTCGCTGCACAAGAGATCGAGGGCGTCGTCGAGAACTGCCCCGGCAACGCCTCGTACATGCTTCGAATCGACCCCGAAGTGATCCACCCCGACGATCTGATAGCGCGACTGAAAACGATCGAATCGGAGATCGACCTCGAGGAGTACGAGTGGGAGACGCGCGTCATCGACGTGCCGGTCCTGTTCGAGGATCCGTGGACCCACGAGACGCTCATGGAGTTTCGAGACCGCCATCAGGACCCCGACGGGACTGACCTCGAGTACTCCGCGCAGCTGAACGGTTTCGACTCGGTGGACGCGTTCCTCGAGGCGTTCGTCGGCGCGCCGCACATGGTGACGATGGTCGGGTTCGTTCCCGGCCTCCCGTGGTGTTTCCAGATGGTGCCCCGAAGCGAGCAACTCGAGGTTCCGAAGTACGTCGAGCCCCGAACCGACACGCCGAGTCGGGCGGTCGGGTTCGGCGGCGCGTTCTCGGTCATCTACCCCGTACAGGGCGCGGGTGGCTATCAGCTGTACGGGCGCACGCCGGTCGAAGTGCTCGACGTCGATCAGGAGCTTCCGGACTTCACGGAGTCGATCGTCTTTCCCAATCCGGGCGATATCCTGAACTACCGCGCCATCGATCGCGCGGAGTACGACGCGATCCGCGAGGAGGTCGAAGCCGGCACGTACGAGTACACCTACGAACGGGTCGAGTTCTCCCCCGACGAGTTCTTCGCCGACCCGCACGCGTACAACGACCGGCTGGTGGAGGGGATCCAATGA
- a CDS encoding NAD-dependent epimerase/dehydratase family protein: MTKTAAVTGATGFLGTHLCERLLADGWTVRGLARPTSDRGGLADSLEWHVGDLFDDRTLRSLVDGTDAVFHLAGIGLWSADAATVERVNAGGTRRLLEACRHADVDPGRLVFTSTAGTRRPSEDGGVADETDVVPPVGAYQSSKAEAEELVDDYASAGGEAVTVHPTSIFGPGDETFTTQLLAMATDPAMAVYLPGGLSIVGVSDVVDGVVAAFERGENGAHYILGGENLTLEQAISRIAHCTGGHRAPLEVPAAAIHAAGPVVETVGAVSGIRVFPFDREMARLATKRLYYTSERARDELGYDYDPLEEHVPEAMAWYRSS, translated from the coding sequence ATGACGAAGACGGCCGCCGTCACCGGCGCGACCGGCTTTCTCGGCACCCACCTGTGCGAGCGCCTCCTCGCCGACGGCTGGACGGTTCGGGGGCTCGCGCGCCCCACCTCGGATCGCGGCGGGCTCGCGGATTCGCTCGAGTGGCACGTCGGGGATCTGTTCGACGACCGCACGCTTCGCTCGCTCGTTGACGGGACTGACGCCGTCTTCCATCTGGCGGGGATCGGCCTCTGGAGCGCCGATGCGGCGACGGTCGAGCGCGTCAACGCCGGCGGCACCCGACGACTGCTCGAGGCGTGTCGACACGCGGACGTCGACCCGGGTCGGCTGGTGTTCACGAGCACGGCGGGGACGAGACGACCGTCCGAGGACGGCGGGGTCGCCGACGAAACCGACGTGGTCCCGCCGGTCGGCGCGTACCAGTCATCGAAAGCCGAGGCGGAGGAGCTCGTCGACGACTACGCGAGCGCCGGTGGCGAGGCCGTCACCGTCCATCCCACGTCGATTTTCGGGCCCGGCGACGAGACGTTCACGACGCAGTTGCTCGCGATGGCGACCGATCCGGCGATGGCGGTCTATCTCCCCGGCGGACTGAGCATCGTCGGGGTGAGCGACGTGGTCGACGGCGTCGTGGCCGCCTTCGAACGCGGGGAGAACGGCGCTCACTACATCCTCGGGGGCGAGAATCTCACGCTCGAGCAGGCGATATCGCGGATCGCCCACTGCACCGGTGGTCATCGCGCACCGCTCGAGGTACCGGCGGCGGCGATTCACGCCGCCGGCCCCGTGGTCGAAACGGTCGGGGCGGTTTCGGGGATTCGAGTGTTCCCCTTCGACCGAGAGATGGCTCGCCTGGCGACCAAACGCCTCTACTACACCTCGGAGAGGGCTCGCGACGAACTCGGCTACGACTACGACCCGCTCGAGGAACACGTCCCCGAGGCGATGGCCTGGTATCGCTCGAGCTAG
- a CDS encoding DUF362 domain-containing protein — translation MNRPRSMTVHSALIDRDRSRATVGVSVDGPVTVGRPRSGPHRANWIPDIDARMARLERPVRELLDPVDERLVDADEITVVPDVHYPFHPSTGMVTDPAVVGAVVARLAEGTSSDLAIAGSSHDSIALERTVDYLGYGALEDRFDCRVCDLAAERDSRVAVSLPDRPKSLELSVPDVLLDTSIVVVPTLRPDEAGPVAGVMRTLGRHVEAGLEGTEVPANKRARAALKVIDPSLSILDATTAFAGEPFAARTLFTGEAIALDTIGTTLLGRDVNDDDALAAELGPGKSSVRVTGCDFEELRDRVPSGGLPPRTSTHPAVSAAYGLYAMVSGDAVPPQLEVDR, via the coding sequence GTGAACCGCCCCCGATCGATGACGGTTCACAGCGCCCTGATCGACCGTGATCGTTCCCGGGCGACCGTCGGCGTTTCGGTCGACGGACCGGTTACCGTTGGGCGACCGCGGTCCGGACCCCACCGCGCCAACTGGATCCCGGATATCGACGCGCGGATGGCCAGACTCGAACGACCCGTCCGCGAACTGCTCGACCCGGTCGACGAACGTCTCGTCGACGCCGACGAGATCACGGTCGTTCCCGACGTTCACTACCCGTTCCACCCCTCGACTGGCATGGTGACGGATCCGGCCGTCGTCGGAGCGGTCGTCGCCCGCCTCGCCGAAGGGACTTCGAGCGACCTCGCGATCGCCGGCTCGAGTCACGATTCGATCGCGCTCGAGCGGACGGTCGACTACCTCGGCTATGGCGCGCTCGAGGACCGCTTCGACTGTCGGGTATGCGACCTCGCGGCCGAACGGGACTCCCGGGTCGCCGTTTCACTCCCCGATCGGCCGAAATCGCTCGAGCTGTCGGTTCCCGATGTGCTTCTTGACACCTCGATAGTGGTCGTCCCGACGCTTCGGCCCGACGAAGCGGGGCCGGTCGCCGGCGTTATGCGGACGCTCGGCCGCCACGTCGAGGCCGGCCTCGAGGGGACGGAAGTCCCGGCGAACAAGCGCGCTCGAGCGGCGCTGAAGGTCATCGACCCGTCGCTGTCGATCCTCGACGCGACGACGGCCTTCGCCGGCGAGCCGTTCGCCGCGCGGACGCTGTTTACGGGCGAGGCGATCGCGCTGGATACGATCGGAACGACGCTGCTCGGACGCGACGTTAACGACGACGACGCGTTGGCCGCGGAACTCGGACCGGGGAAATCGTCGGTGCGGGTCACCGGCTGTGACTTCGAGGAGCTTCGGGATCGCGTTCCGTCGGGCGGACTGCCGCCGCGAACGTCGACCCACCCCGCTGTTTCCGCCGCCTACGGGCTGTACGCGATGGTCAGCGGGGACGCCGTCCCGCCGCAACTCGAGGTGGATCGATGA
- a CDS encoding Gfo/Idh/MocA family protein produces the protein MRAFIRRRFFGADPVRLGVLGVGNIGTVHLKSAHAMAGVDVVAAADAVPANRDRATAAGATRVYDDYETLIEAETLDAVVVALPPFLHRDAVEAAADVGVDVFVEKPFARSTTEADEMLEVAADAGIRVGVDHTLRYQPDLRELKGAYDDGRVGHVPHASMVRVNDGPLGRPPVEDAPPAWPLDPDAAGGGSLMELGVHCFDYLEWTFGPLEIRDATVDSTLEVPVEDAATVLLEASETGTAITLHCGSYQWEELPEVNTNVRLEGITGTIESEEFLPTNFYGSAALSALSNVVSRVTGGEPDVYGPTFYLQAHYDALADFVEAIRAGERPPVTGEDGRRTLELVETAYGFAADDCPEAESVEVVS, from the coding sequence ATGCGCGCTTTCATTCGACGACGATTCTTCGGCGCCGATCCGGTTCGACTCGGCGTGCTCGGAGTCGGCAACATCGGTACTGTTCACCTCAAATCGGCGCACGCGATGGCGGGCGTCGACGTCGTTGCGGCCGCCGATGCGGTCCCGGCGAATCGCGATCGGGCGACCGCGGCGGGCGCGACCCGCGTGTACGACGACTACGAGACACTGATCGAGGCGGAGACGCTCGACGCGGTGGTCGTCGCGTTACCGCCGTTTTTGCACCGAGATGCGGTCGAAGCCGCGGCGGACGTGGGAGTCGACGTCTTCGTCGAGAAACCGTTCGCTCGGTCGACGACAGAGGCGGACGAAATGCTCGAGGTAGCCGCCGACGCGGGGATTCGCGTCGGCGTCGATCACACGCTGCGCTACCAGCCGGACCTCCGCGAACTCAAGGGTGCCTACGACGACGGGCGGGTGGGTCACGTTCCCCACGCATCGATGGTTCGCGTCAACGACGGCCCGCTCGGTCGGCCGCCCGTCGAAGACGCGCCGCCCGCCTGGCCGCTCGATCCGGACGCGGCCGGCGGCGGGTCGCTGATGGAACTGGGCGTCCACTGTTTCGACTACCTCGAGTGGACCTTCGGGCCGCTCGAGATCAGGGACGCGACGGTGGACTCGACGCTCGAGGTTCCGGTCGAGGACGCCGCGACGGTCCTTCTCGAGGCGTCCGAGACGGGAACGGCGATCACGCTTCACTGTGGCTCCTACCAGTGGGAGGAACTCCCTGAGGTCAACACCAACGTTCGCCTCGAGGGGATCACGGGGACGATTGAAAGCGAGGAGTTCCTGCCCACGAACTTCTACGGAAGCGCTGCGCTCTCGGCGCTCTCGAACGTCGTGAGTCGCGTGACCGGCGGCGAGCCGGACGTGTACGGACCGACGTTCTACCTTCAGGCGCACTACGACGCCCTCGCGGACTTCGTCGAGGCGATTCGGGCGGGCGAGAGGCCGCCCGTGACCGGCGAGGACGGCCGACGAACGCTCGAGCTCGTCGAGACGGCTTACGGATTCGCAGCCGACGATTGCCCGGAAGCCGAGTCGGTGGAGGTGGTTTCGTGA